A region from the Posidoniimonas polymericola genome encodes:
- a CDS encoding VWA domain-containing protein, translating to MKLLTRYPLALAATFAVLLPSGASAGQVGPVGVFHHDSGETYFSASLTADLGSADADRIAGRNIAVLFDTSASQTGAYRETSLAALKGMLAKLRAEDRVQLFATDLEARPMGTRFAPAGSNDLKAAVAKLENETPLGSTDLELALSTAAQRLDESGASNRVVVYIGDGVSAANLLRGESFAKLIDHLRDERVSVTSYAIGPQRDAELLAAIANGTGGNLYVDGEMALADDAEGITVDRANEENHRRGTQVGRTLASWVRATVAWPADAKAGDSVAEMYPAQLPPLRSDRDTIVVGRLENGASELSISASLQAAGGARPESWSHELPESSETNAYLAQLVDRARSDRGASLPTLGVAGLNEVARTINTGVEKLTDMAEAAVATGDSSSAGQIADAVLRRDPGNMRAQTVKRVVARRTGETEEPTDSRADLNMVRVAQLENVPTPAPGDPIIVYEGEQQDIFPSDGGVYYDPSGLPPADVVRDDEFLSNVERQNRVMARQLEKEVQVAISEARDVMSGSPQDAIQSLKLMMQSVQNAPELLADVRASLNDRLETALRQASRAASIKDELDRQSEEAIAAARERQLLLDRMEQSREREKQLMDRFNALMDESQYAQAEEVAEIVRELDPLGVTPVAADQWAALSRYHYQVQQLRAQKAKMFMETLYQVEAASIPFPGEPPIVYPDAEFWREITMRRKQYESVGITGESDSEQRITEALSSPLTSQGLDFLDIPLEEVVDFLRNEYEIEIQLDETALDDLGIGTDEPVTVSLRNISLRSALRLMLKQLELTYVIADEVLLITTEEEAETRLTVRVYNVGDLVIDKTPIQSFGGGGGFGGGGGGMGGGGGGLGGGGGGLGGGGGGGGFGGGGGGAFSVPDELVLTKNGGRLSLGPATPVQTAPAAAAEPQAKTRPAKASVIKIDESVPADEFWSAYFADGVQDPIAVRATSRQLMKKGDSAGVIAMIQNALRHGQPQPWMYEALGIAMQVNGNSPHDVERAIMSAVDFSSTAEDLMLISHYLMKLELDGRAIQVLKQVVKVDPSLHEAYLLGMRAAERTSDLDGLRWATTGILGRAWPEDKLGVEDSARRLANATLRRLEEEGRITERDAYREELMTAMQRDCVIRVTWTGDADVDLLVEEPDGSICSSANPRTPGGGVMLGDAFATADGPGAKGFSETYLCPRGFSGEYQAVVRRVWGDVTAGVVTVDVYTGYGSENQKHERGQIKVGKDASAVKFELANGRRAERVDEQQLANAINRQQAVGRAVLAQQLGSMSDPRVTALRPDDRERIRRRQLAGNRGGAVGFQPQITVLPDGTQFTVNAVTTADRRYVIVRPSPSFTSISDVNTFTFAGASQQNDQNQDNNDDNEANPNTVLLGRRGALVQAVDDNNNNNN from the coding sequence ATGAAACTTCTTACACGCTACCCGCTCGCCCTCGCCGCCACGTTTGCCGTGCTGCTGCCCAGTGGGGCCTCGGCTGGTCAGGTTGGTCCTGTCGGCGTGTTCCACCACGACAGCGGCGAAACCTACTTCTCCGCCAGCCTGACAGCAGACCTTGGATCGGCCGATGCCGACCGGATCGCGGGCCGCAATATCGCTGTGCTGTTCGACACCTCGGCCAGCCAGACCGGCGCCTACCGCGAGACCTCCCTCGCAGCGCTCAAGGGCATGCTCGCCAAGCTGCGTGCCGAGGACCGCGTGCAGCTGTTCGCGACCGACCTGGAAGCCCGCCCGATGGGGACGCGATTCGCCCCCGCCGGCAGCAACGACCTGAAGGCCGCGGTCGCGAAGCTTGAGAACGAAACACCGCTCGGCTCGACCGACCTCGAGCTGGCCCTGAGCACCGCCGCCCAGCGGCTGGACGAGTCGGGCGCCTCGAACCGCGTGGTGGTCTACATCGGCGACGGCGTCAGCGCCGCCAACCTGTTGCGTGGCGAGTCGTTCGCCAAGCTGATCGACCACCTCCGCGACGAGCGCGTCTCGGTAACGAGCTACGCCATCGGCCCCCAGCGGGACGCCGAGCTGCTGGCCGCGATCGCCAACGGCACCGGCGGCAACCTGTACGTCGACGGCGAGATGGCCCTGGCCGATGACGCCGAGGGGATCACCGTCGACCGCGCCAACGAAGAGAACCACCGCCGCGGAACCCAGGTCGGCCGCACGCTGGCCAGCTGGGTCCGGGCGACTGTCGCCTGGCCGGCCGACGCCAAGGCGGGCGACTCGGTCGCCGAAATGTACCCCGCCCAGCTCCCGCCGCTCCGCTCCGACCGCGACACCATTGTGGTGGGCCGCCTAGAGAACGGAGCCAGTGAGCTTTCGATCAGCGCCTCGCTGCAGGCCGCCGGCGGCGCCCGTCCCGAGTCGTGGAGCCACGAGCTCCCCGAGTCGAGCGAGACCAACGCCTACCTCGCCCAGCTGGTTGACCGCGCCCGGTCGGACCGGGGCGCCAGCCTGCCGACGCTCGGCGTGGCGGGCCTGAACGAAGTCGCCCGCACGATCAACACCGGCGTCGAGAAGCTCACCGACATGGCCGAGGCCGCGGTCGCCACCGGCGACTCGTCGAGCGCCGGTCAGATCGCCGACGCCGTGCTGCGTCGCGACCCGGGCAACATGCGGGCCCAGACCGTCAAACGCGTTGTGGCCCGCCGCACCGGCGAGACCGAAGAGCCAACCGACAGCCGTGCCGACCTGAACATGGTCCGCGTCGCCCAGCTTGAAAACGTCCCGACCCCGGCGCCCGGCGACCCGATCATTGTCTACGAGGGCGAGCAGCAGGACATTTTCCCCTCCGACGGCGGCGTCTACTACGACCCCAGCGGCCTGCCGCCGGCCGATGTCGTCCGCGACGACGAGTTCCTCAGCAATGTCGAGCGGCAGAACCGCGTGATGGCCCGCCAGCTCGAGAAAGAAGTGCAGGTCGCGATCTCCGAGGCCCGCGACGTGATGTCCGGCTCGCCCCAGGACGCCATCCAGTCGCTCAAGCTGATGATGCAGAGCGTGCAGAACGCCCCCGAGCTGCTGGCCGACGTCCGCGCCAGCCTGAACGACCGCCTCGAGACGGCCCTCCGCCAGGCGTCCCGCGCCGCGTCCATCAAGGACGAGCTCGACCGCCAGTCTGAGGAAGCGATTGCCGCCGCCCGCGAGCGGCAGCTGCTGCTCGACCGGATGGAGCAGAGCCGCGAGCGCGAGAAGCAACTGATGGACCGGTTCAACGCCCTGATGGACGAGAGCCAGTACGCCCAGGCGGAAGAGGTCGCGGAGATCGTTCGCGAGCTCGACCCCCTCGGCGTCACCCCGGTTGCCGCCGACCAGTGGGCCGCGTTGAGCCGCTACCACTACCAGGTCCAGCAGCTGCGGGCGCAGAAGGCCAAGATGTTCATGGAGACCCTCTATCAGGTCGAGGCGGCCTCGATCCCGTTCCCGGGCGAGCCCCCGATCGTCTACCCGGACGCCGAATTCTGGCGTGAGATCACGATGCGTCGCAAGCAGTACGAGTCGGTCGGGATCACCGGCGAGAGCGACTCCGAGCAGCGCATCACCGAGGCGCTCTCCTCGCCGCTCACCAGCCAGGGCCTCGACTTCCTTGACATCCCGCTGGAAGAGGTCGTCGACTTCCTCCGCAATGAGTACGAGATCGAGATCCAGCTCGACGAGACCGCGCTGGACGACCTCGGCATCGGCACCGACGAGCCGGTCACGGTTAGCCTCCGCAACATCTCTCTCCGCAGCGCGCTGCGGCTGATGCTCAAGCAGCTCGAGCTCACCTACGTGATCGCCGATGAGGTGCTGCTGATCACCACTGAAGAAGAAGCCGAAACCCGGCTGACCGTCCGCGTCTACAACGTCGGCGACCTGGTCATCGACAAGACGCCGATCCAGTCGTTCGGCGGCGGCGGCGGCTTCGGCGGCGGTGGCGGCGGTATGGGCGGTGGCGGCGGCGGCCTCGGTGGCGGCGGTGGTGGCCTCGGCGGCGGTGGCGGTGGCGGCGGCTTCGGCGGCGGTGGCGGCGGCGCCTTCAGCGTCCCCGACGAGCTGGTCCTCACCAAGAACGGAGGACGGCTGAGCCTCGGCCCGGCGACCCCCGTGCAGACCGCCCCGGCGGCGGCTGCGGAACCGCAGGCCAAGACCCGCCCGGCCAAGGCGAGCGTCATCAAGATCGACGAATCGGTACCCGCCGACGAGTTCTGGTCGGCCTACTTTGCGGACGGCGTCCAGGACCCGATCGCGGTCCGGGCGACCTCGCGTCAGCTGATGAAGAAGGGCGACAGCGCCGGCGTCATCGCGATGATCCAAAACGCCCTGCGTCACGGTCAGCCTCAGCCCTGGATGTACGAGGCCCTTGGCATCGCGATGCAGGTCAACGGCAACTCGCCGCACGACGTCGAGCGGGCGATCATGTCGGCCGTCGACTTCAGCTCCACGGCGGAAGACCTGATGCTGATCTCACACTACCTGATGAAGCTCGAGCTGGACGGCCGCGCCATCCAGGTCCTCAAGCAAGTAGTCAAGGTCGACCCGAGCCTCCACGAGGCGTACCTGCTCGGCATGCGTGCGGCCGAGCGGACCAGCGACCTCGACGGGCTCCGCTGGGCGACCACCGGCATCCTCGGTCGCGCCTGGCCCGAAGACAAGCTGGGCGTCGAGGACTCGGCCCGCCGGCTGGCCAACGCCACGCTCCGCCGGCTCGAGGAAGAGGGACGCATCACCGAGCGTGACGCGTACCGTGAAGAGCTGATGACCGCGATGCAGCGTGACTGCGTGATCCGCGTCACCTGGACCGGCGACGCCGATGTCGACCTGCTGGTCGAAGAGCCGGACGGCTCGATCTGCTCGAGCGCCAACCCCCGCACCCCGGGCGGCGGCGTCATGCTGGGCGACGCGTTCGCCACGGCGGACGGCCCCGGCGCCAAGGGCTTCTCCGAGACCTACCTTTGCCCCCGTGGCTTCTCCGGCGAGTACCAGGCCGTGGTCCGCCGCGTCTGGGGCGACGTCACCGCCGGCGTCGTGACGGTGGACGTCTACACCGGGTACGGGAGCGAAAACCAGAAGCACGAGCGTGGCCAGATCAAGGTCGGCAAGGACGCCTCGGCAGTGAAGTTTGAACTCGCCAACGGCCGCCGCGCCGAGCGGGTCGACGAGCAGCAACTCGCCAACGCCATCAACCGCCAGCAGGCGGTCGGCCGGGCGGTGCTGGCTCAGCAGCTTGGTTCGATGTCCGACCCCCGCGTCACGGCCCTGCGGCCGGACGACCGCGAGCGGATCCGCCGGCGTCAGCTGGCGGGCAACCGCGGCGGGGCGGTCGGCTTCCAGCCGCAGATCACCGTCCTGCCTGACGGCACGCAGTTTACGGTCAACGCGGTCACGACCGCCGACCGCCGCTACGTGATTGTCCGCCCGTCGCCGTCGTTCACGTCGATCTCGGACGTCAACACGTTCACGTTCGCGGGCGCCTCGCAGCAGAACGACCAGAACCAGGACAACAACGACGACAACGAGGCTAACCCCAACACTGTGCTGCTGGGTCGCCGTGGCGCGTTGGTTCAGGCGGTCGACGACAACAACAATAACAACAACTAG
- a CDS encoding SLC13 family permease, translating into MLAALLIAQQPALTWQGGLAILVTFLVFLGLQVRRVPVELLFLSGLAVITLAGVIPPTTALSGFSERAVILIGALFAAAAGLRTTGALDWIGQTLLGRATTERGALFRLALVAPISAVVLNTPLVAMFAPVVIDWCRKREVSPSRLLMPLSYFTILGGVVTVIGTSTTLVCNAKLGESKKAWESVPGLQAQMSDIGLLEITWVGLPVMLIGVAYVLTVGRWLLPNRLEPSTSLADRRREYLVELVAQDHCPLIGKSVEDAGLRSLPGLFLIEIARRDQVITPVTPRDVIQANDRMVFTGVVETIADLERVSGLVPAVDETYEHEPEKRTRRQLTEAVLSRTSPIIGSTVRDANFRERYNAAIVAVHRNGERLTNKIGNIRLEPGDTLLLQTRDDFVEQHRNNRDFYLVSQIGGSSARRHDRAMIAVGLFLLLIGWLMASSLLGSVTHLGPVPTGTLLASDAKPIAAIAVVLAMIVTRCLSGSQARAAIDLQVLITIAAAIGLGQGLEKSGAASWIAHGLVGWTQAAPLPPGSAPLALLVVVYVVSMLMTEAITNVAVATIMIPLAISVAVAGDLNPRPFIMAVAIAASLSFATPIGYQTNLMVMGPGGYHPRDYLRVGGPLTLLCAVVALTLIPLIWPLG; encoded by the coding sequence ATGCTTGCAGCCCTCCTGATCGCCCAGCAGCCGGCCCTGACTTGGCAGGGGGGGCTCGCGATCCTGGTGACCTTTCTGGTCTTCCTGGGGCTCCAGGTGCGGCGGGTGCCGGTCGAGCTGTTGTTCCTCAGCGGGCTTGCGGTGATTACGTTGGCGGGGGTCATCCCCCCCACAACGGCGTTGTCTGGCTTCTCGGAGCGGGCGGTGATCCTGATCGGGGCGCTGTTCGCCGCGGCGGCAGGCCTGCGGACTACCGGCGCCCTCGACTGGATCGGCCAGACGCTGCTCGGCCGTGCGACCACCGAGCGGGGCGCCCTGTTCCGCCTGGCGTTGGTCGCGCCGATCTCTGCGGTCGTCCTTAACACCCCGCTGGTTGCGATGTTCGCGCCCGTGGTGATCGACTGGTGCCGCAAGCGAGAGGTGTCGCCGTCGCGGTTGCTGATGCCGCTCTCCTATTTCACGATCCTCGGCGGCGTGGTCACCGTGATCGGCACCAGCACGACCCTGGTCTGCAACGCCAAGCTGGGCGAGAGCAAAAAGGCGTGGGAAAGTGTCCCGGGTCTCCAGGCCCAAATGTCGGACATTGGCCTGCTCGAGATCACCTGGGTTGGCCTGCCGGTGATGCTAATCGGCGTCGCGTACGTGCTAACGGTCGGGCGGTGGCTGCTGCCCAACCGTTTGGAGCCCTCCACTTCTTTGGCCGACCGCCGACGCGAGTACCTGGTGGAGCTCGTAGCGCAGGACCACTGCCCGCTGATCGGCAAGTCGGTGGAGGACGCCGGCCTGCGTAGCCTGCCCGGCTTGTTCCTGATCGAGATTGCGCGGCGGGACCAGGTGATCACACCCGTTACGCCACGCGACGTGATTCAGGCGAATGACCGCATGGTGTTCACCGGCGTCGTCGAGACCATCGCCGACCTCGAACGGGTTTCCGGCCTGGTGCCGGCGGTCGACGAGACCTACGAGCACGAGCCGGAGAAGCGCACCCGCCGACAGCTCACCGAGGCGGTGCTGTCGCGCACGTCGCCGATCATCGGCTCCACGGTCCGCGACGCTAACTTCCGCGAACGCTACAACGCGGCGATCGTGGCCGTCCACCGCAACGGCGAGCGCCTGACCAACAAGATCGGCAACATCCGCCTGGAGCCGGGCGACACGCTCCTGCTGCAGACGCGCGACGACTTTGTCGAGCAGCACCGCAACAACCGCGACTTCTACCTCGTGAGCCAAATCGGCGGCTCGTCCGCCCGCCGGCACGACCGGGCGATGATCGCCGTGGGGCTGTTCCTGCTGCTGATAGGCTGGCTGATGGCGTCGTCGCTTTTGGGCAGCGTCACGCACCTTGGCCCCGTTCCAACCGGCACCCTGCTGGCGAGCGACGCGAAGCCGATCGCCGCGATCGCGGTCGTGCTGGCGATGATTGTCACCCGCTGCCTGTCGGGCTCCCAGGCCCGCGCGGCGATCGACCTGCAGGTCCTGATTACGATCGCGGCCGCCATCGGATTGGGGCAGGGGTTAGAGAAGAGCGGCGCCGCGAGCTGGATCGCCCACGGGCTGGTTGGCTGGACCCAGGCCGCGCCGCTGCCGCCGGGCTCCGCGCCGCTCGCGCTGCTAGTGGTCGTGTACGTGGTGTCGATGCTCATGACCGAGGCCATCACCAACGTGGCCGTGGCGACCATCATGATCCCACTGGCAATTAGCGTCGCGGTGGCGGGCGACCTCAACCCGCGGCCGTTCATAATGGCGGTGGCGATCGCCGCGTCGCTCAGCTTCGCCACGCCGATCGGCTACCAGACCAACCTGATGGTGATGGGCCCCGGCGGGTACCACCCGCGGGACTACCTGCGGGTCGGCGGGCCGCTGACGCTACTGTGCGCGGTGGTCGCCCTGACGCTGATCCCGCTGATCTGGCCGCTCGGCTAG
- the rph gene encoding ribonuclease PH: MSTPDKPRAADELRPLRLERPFASNAAGSVMIHAGQTMVLCTASVAADVPPWLAGRGKGWVTAEYNMLPGSTSPRKPRDRQKVDGRTTEIQRLIGRSLRAVVDLGALGERSITVDCDVIRADGGTRTASITGAFVALVDAVRSIEVDPPELSKVFRASVAAVSVGIVDGAVQLDLNYEQDYAAAVDMNVVMTGRGRFVEVQGTGEEATFSAAELQQLIAAASLGTTRLTELQREALGPAWPCQ, translated from the coding sequence ATGAGCACCCCAGACAAACCCCGGGCGGCCGACGAGCTCCGCCCCCTCCGGCTAGAACGCCCGTTCGCCTCCAACGCCGCCGGCAGCGTGATGATCCACGCCGGCCAGACGATGGTGCTGTGCACCGCCAGCGTGGCGGCGGACGTGCCGCCGTGGCTCGCCGGACGCGGCAAGGGCTGGGTCACGGCCGAGTACAACATGCTGCCGGGCAGCACCTCGCCCCGCAAGCCACGCGACCGCCAAAAAGTCGACGGGCGCACCACCGAGATCCAGCGGCTGATCGGCCGCAGCCTGCGGGCGGTGGTCGACCTCGGGGCGCTCGGCGAACGATCGATCACGGTCGACTGCGACGTCATCCGGGCCGACGGCGGCACCCGCACCGCCAGCATCACGGGCGCGTTTGTCGCCTTGGTCGACGCGGTGCGTTCGATCGAGGTCGACCCGCCCGAGCTAAGCAAGGTGTTCCGCGCCAGCGTCGCGGCGGTGAGCGTCGGGATCGTCGACGGCGCCGTGCAGCTCGACCTCAACTACGAGCAGGACTACGCCGCGGCGGTCGACATGAACGTCGTGATGACCGGCCGCGGGCGGTTCGTCGAGGTGCAGGGGACCGGCGAAGAGGCGACCTTCTCCGCGGCCGAGCTGCAGCAGCTGATCGCCGCCGCCTCGCTGGGGACGACGCGCCTCACCGAGCTGCAGCGCGAGGCGCTCGGCCCGGCCTGGCCCTGCCAATAG